A stretch of the Phyllopteryx taeniolatus isolate TA_2022b chromosome 5, UOR_Ptae_1.2, whole genome shotgun sequence genome encodes the following:
- the dusp8a gene encoding dual specificity protein phosphatase 8 isoform X2, whose protein sequence is MPLDVVISPAEDHFWPDLQDTDMRLKIRVRRMKEGRELRGGFAAFSSCFPGLCEGKPATALPMSLSQPCLPVANVGPTRILPHLYLGSQKDVLNKDLMAQNAITYVLNASNTCPKPDFISESHFMRIPVNDNYCEKLLPWLDKTNEFIDKAKVSNCRVIVHCLAGISRSATIAIAYIMKTMGLSSDDAYRFVKDRRPSISPNFNFLGQLLEFEKGLRLLQALTSSSDDKILEVHSKQNSDLNGVNACLEMNGHHSNYDSSVVEPQNPPEPKVPSPASLQQGFNGLHLSAERIMDTNRLKRSFSLDIKSVYSPTSPHAVAMAPTHSEDVPKLCKLDSPETGSANGVCSQSPVLDSPCFSDSPFPSPSSVGSIGGLGQGASEGVHRPGSSASRPRRRAKHGSGSPPNHFQQHPPQSLSLPLDHKDENLKSSLLLALPSLPSIGSGTMWTKHRDTVQATTPVTPVTPTADAPWHLGAEEGGDMELGGGGDAGGTESSVRFGSSSAYLAFGCSEGVRLRDKPPKEKPPMPQRETRDFTSSGTANGSGSATEKQFKRRSCQMEFEEGISETRSREELGKIGKQSSFSGSLEIIEVS, encoded by the exons ATGCCACTTGATGTGGTGATATCCCCAGCGGAGGATCATTTTTGGCCGGACCTGCAGGACACGGACATGAGGCTGAAGATCAGGGTCCGTCGGATGAAGGAGGGGAGAGAGCTACGAG GAGGCTTTGCCGCGTTCTCCTCCTGCTTCCCCGGCCTGTGTGAAGGGAAGCCGGCCACTGCTCTTCCTATGAGCTTGTCCCAGCCCTGCTTGCCTGTGGCAAATGTTGGGCCCACTCGCATCCTGCCACACCTGTACCTGGGTTCACAGAAAGATGTCCTCAATAAG GATCTGATGGCGCAGAATGCTATAACATATGTGCTCAATGCCAGCAACACCTGCCCCAAGCCGGACTTCATCAGCGAGAGCCACTTCATGCGCATCCCAGTCAACGACAACTACTGTGAAAAATTGCTTCCTTGGCTGGACAAGACAAATGAATTCATTG ACAAAGCGAAGGTGTCAAACTGCAGAGTCATTGTGCACTGCTTGGCTGGAATCTCGCGTTCAGCGACCATCGCCATCGCGTACATCATGAAGACAATGGGCCTGTCATCAGATGACGCCTACAG gttTGTAAAGGACCGAAGACCATCTATATCCCCCAACTTTAACTTCCTGGGTCAGCTGCTGGAGTTCGAGAAAGGCTTACGACTACTCCAGGCGTTAACTTCAAGCTCCGATGACAAGATCCTCGAAGTCCACTCGAAGCAAAATTCTGATCTCAACGGTGTCAACGCGTGTTTGGAGATGAATGGTCACCACAGTAACTATGACTCATCTGTGGTAGAGCCACAAAACCCACCCGAGCCCAAGGTACCGTCACCCGCTTCCCTCCAACAAGGTTTCAACGGCTTGCACCTCTCTGCGGAGAGGATCATGGACACGAATCGTCTGAAACGCTCCTTCTCCCTGGACATTAAATCTGTGTACTCCCCTACCAGTCCACACGCCGTTGCCATGGCGCCAACACACTCCGAAGACGTCCCCAAGCTGTGCAAACTGGACAGCCCCGAAACAGGCAGCGCCAATGGTGTGTGCTCTCAGTCTCCCGTCCTGGACAGTCCCTGCTTCTCTGACTCCCCCTTCCCCTCACCAAGCAGCGTGGGAAGCATCGGCGGTTTGGGGCAAGGAGCGAGCGAGGGGGTCCATCGACCTGGTTCTTCGGCCTCCAGACCCAGAAGAAGAGCCAAGCATGGCTCGGGCAGTCCACCAAACCATTTCCAACAACATCCGCCACAGTCCCTCAGCCTGCCTCTCGACCATAAAGATGAGAACTTGAAGAGTTCCCTGCTTCTGGCGCTGCCCTCTCTGCCCTCCATCGGCTCTGGGACCATGTGGACCAAACATAGAGACACTGTCCAGGCTACCACGCCTGTGACTCCCGTGACCCCCACCGCTGATGCCCCCTGGCACTTGGGGGCAGAGGAGGGGGGCGATATGGAGCTGGGGGGCGGAGGCGACGCCGGAGGAACGGAGTCGTCCGTGAGATTCGGTAGCAGCTCGGCGTACCTGGCGTTCGGATGCAGCGAAGGGGTGCGGTTACGAGACAAACCGCCGAAGGAGAAACCCCCGATGCCGCAACGAGAAACGCGAGACTTCACGTCATCCGGCACCGCGAACGGCAGCGGCTCGGCCACGGAGAAGCAGTTTAAGCGCCGCAGCTGCCAGATGGAATTCGAGGAGGGCATCTCGGAGACGCGCTCCCGGGAAGAACTGGGGAAGATTGGGAAACAGTCGAGTTTCTCTGGGAGCCTTGAGATCATTGAGGTATCCTGA